Proteins encoded together in one Impatiens glandulifera chromosome 1, dImpGla2.1, whole genome shotgun sequence window:
- the LOC124922002 gene encoding beta-amyrin 28-monooxygenase-like gives MEHWFTFAFLLGSAVSLLVIIFTFLFRHQFYQQNPSTVGPPFRPPPGSNGWPLIGENLDYLHKLRSGNLREFVVERMKKYGSKVFTTSIIGQPTAILYGAEGNKFLFSNENKLVKVWYPGSIEKIFAKSHGKSIGDDFVKVRKMLPAFFSSTALQKFIEGTMDNVIKLELEGHWKPNGSVLVRDLAGRYTLGVACRILLGSDDPSMVEKLAEPEKDIATGIISMPIDFPGTALNRALKAAKRLTALLLGVIEKTKIDIADGKVSKTENILSKLLHAKDENGELFKEVDVAAHLAGLIHGGYDPIRSGLTFVMKYLAELPEIYEQVLREQMEVKRSKQENETLRWEDIKKMKYSWNVTQEVFRLMPPVPGTFREVIKEFTYGGYTIPKGYKIHWNAYSTQLDPEYFSEPEKFDPSRFDGKGPPPFSYVPYGGGPRMCPGIDYAKAVILVFIHNVVTRYRWELLIPDEKVVVDPHPRPIEGLPIRLHPHDES, from the exons ATGGAACATTGGTTCACATTTGCCTTTCTTCTTGGCAGCGCCGTCTCTCTTCTAGTTATCATCTTCACATTCTTGTTTCGCCACCAATTTTACCAACAAAACCCTAGTACCGTTGGTCCTCCTTTCCGACCCCCTCCGGGAAGCAATGGCTGGCCACTCATAGGAGAAAACTTGGACTATCTACACAAACTTCGAAGTGGCAACCTTCGGGAATTTGTGGTCGAGAGGATGAAGAAATACGGGTCCAAAGTTTTCACCACATCAATAATAGGGCAGCCCACGGCTATACTATATGGAGCCGAAGGCAACAAATTTCTTTTCTCTAACGAGAACAAGCTTGTTAAGGTTTGGTACCCCGGTTCCATAGAGAAGATCTTTGCCAAGTCGCATGGTAAGTCCATTGGCGATGATTTTGTCAAAGTGCGGAAAATGCTCCCCGCTTTCTTTAGCTCCACAGCTCTTCAAAAGTTTATCG aaggTACAATGGATAATGTAATTAAGTTAGAACTAGAGGGACACTGGAAACCTAACGGGTCAGTTTTAGTTCGCGATCTTGCTGGAAGATACACGCTTGGAGTAGCCTGTCGAATATTGTTGGGATCAGACGATCCGAGTATGGTTGAAAAATTGGCTGAGCCAGAGAAAGATATAGCAACTGGAATAATTTCGATGCCAATAGATTTCCCGGGGACTGCCTTAAATCGAGCACTTAAAGCAGCAAAAAGACTAACCGCGCTACTTTTGGGGGTGATTGAGAAGACGAAGATCGATATTGCTGATGGAAAAGTATCGAAAACAGAGAACATACTGTCGAAACTACTCCATGCCAAGGACGAGAATGGCGAGTTGTTCAAGGAAGTTGATGTTGCGGCTCATTTGGCTGGCCTTATTCATGGAGGGTATGATCCTATAAGGTCGGGATTAACATTTGTTATGAAGTATCTTGCTGAACTTCCAGAAATTTATGAACAAGTTCTTAGag aacaAATGGAAGTGAAAAGGTCAAAACAAGAAAATGAGACATTGAGGTGGGAAGacataaagaaaatgaaatattcatGGAATGTTACGCAAGAAGTATTTAGGTTAATGCCACCGGTGCCCGGAACTTTCAGGGAAGTTATCAAGGAATTCACATATGGCGGTTACACAATTCCAAAGGGCTACAAA ATACATTGGAATGCATATTCCACACAATTGGATCCGGAATATTTTTCGGAACCTGAGAAGTTTGATCCATCGAGATTCGATGGAAAAGGGCCGCCACCTTTCTCTTATGTTCCATATGGGGGAGGACCTCGCATGTGCCCTGGGATTGATTACGCAAAGGCggtaatattagtttttatacaTAATGTTGTTACAAGATACAGATGGGAACTATTGATTCCCGATGAAAAAGTTGTGGTCGATCCTCACCCAAGGCCAATTGAAGGGCTTCCGATTCGCCTTCATCCACATGATGAGTCAtag
- the LOC124919761 gene encoding uncharacterized protein LOC124919761, whose protein sequence is MMGRRKVTNNAKSGGKSQRKLKLVTPMDEVVGSRVKSKRKFKSITSMNEPISGVKTRRKITSLSSIYEAVSGNKNNQILNPHASVDEADPSGKPKRQLRSSMDQSVPCEKSKTKSNPHASIDREIPNDNTRINVNTGLESFDWGRGNVLETIGLSSESTEQTPPIATSESDNPNHILDEVTPSIRRSFRVRGKNKCRSLEKLNTGEKLSVTFYRDRATGLNHKIFTRYLGMIVRDTNICPVRVSDWNKIDEDALNRMWTAVTDKFINEHMELYREPTLKHMHVLWKNWRAEMNAKYVKPCGNQSEVFQNVPNDMEKGDWEWLVKEYYLSEKYQELSKRNSKNRQSKSIPPHRTGSKPFRHIEYEMGGKDGNPPNIASMFHETRKSGEGIVDLEAIEKYNEICDLMEMEPSLSNMEVIEKCFGTQKHDHVIGYGGGVKPKDMRGPVVVTPSKVEELLYQENKVLKTTITNLVGENETLKASVNHLADEVKLIKEMMLQNLASSSSITTQPPITLMPGEKQGANSLLMLRGCRTKRRSKRLR, encoded by the exons ATGATGGGTCGAAGAAAAGTGACAAATAATGCAAAATCTGGTGGCAAGTCTCAGAGAAAATTAAAACTTGTTACACCTATGGATGAAGTAGTAGGATCAAGAGTCAAGTCCAAGAGAAAATTTAAATCCATTACATCAATGAATGAACCAATCTCAGGTGTCAAAACCAGGAGAAAAATAACTTCCCTTTCGTCCATTTATGAAGCAGTCTCAGGCaacaaaaacaatcaaatattaaatcCCCATGCATCAGTTGATGAAGCAGACCCAAGTGGCAAGCCCAAGAGACAACTCCGTTCATCAATGGATCAATCAGTCCCATGTGAAAAGTCCAAGACAAAATCAAATCCACATGCATCAATTGATAGAGAAATTCCAAATGATAATACCAGGATAAACGTAAACACTGGACTGGAATCATTTGATTGGGGGCGGGGTAATGTGTTAGAAACCATAGGATTATCATCAGAATCAACGGAACAAACTCCTCCTATTGCCACAAGTGAAAGTGATAATCCTAATCACATATTGGACGAAG TCACCCCTTCCATTCGAAGGAGCTTTAGAGTGAGAGGGAAGAACAAGTGCAGGTCTTTGGAAAAACTGAATACTGGAGAAAAACTTTCCGTAACATTCTATAGAGACCGAGCTACTGGATTAAATCACAAAATTTTTACAAGATATCTTGGCATGATTGTGAGGGATACAAACATATGTCCAGTTCGAGTGAGTGATTGGAACAAGATAGATGAAGATGCACTGAATCGTATGTGGACTGCTGTTACG GACAAATTCATAAATGAGCACATGGAGCTTTACCGTGAGCCAACCCTAAAACACATGCATGTCTTGTGGAAGAATTGGAGAGCAGAGATGAATGCAAAGTATGTAAAACCTTGCGGAAATCAATCGGAAGTGTTTCAAAATGTACCTAATGACATGGAGAAAGGAGATTGGGAGTGGTTGGTGAAAGAGTATTACTTGAGTGAGAAATATCAG GAATTAAGCAAAAGGAATTCAAAGAATAGGCAAAGTAAATCCATACCTCCTCATCGTACAGGAAGCAAACCCTTTAGACATATCGAATATGAAATg GGAGGAAAAGATGGAAATCCACCTAATATTGCAAGTATGTTTCACGAGACACGAAAAAGTGGAGAAGGCATTGTTGATTTAGAAGCCATAGAAAAATAT aatgagATTTGTGATCTGATGGAAATGGAACCTAGCCTTTCAAATATGGAAGTAATTGAGAAATGCTTTGGAACTCAAAAGCATGATCATGTTATTGGTTATGGAGGAGGAGTGAAACCAAAAGATATGAGGGGACCTGTTGTTGTTACTCCTTCAAAGGTAGAAGAACTTCTTTATCAGGAAAATAAGGTGCTTAAGACAACAATTACTAACTTGGTTGGAGAAAACGAAACACTTAAAGCATCGGTCAATCATTTAGCGGATGAGGTCAAACTTATCAAAGAGATGATGCTCCAGAATCTAGCATCATCTTCTTCTATTACTACTCAACCTCCAATAACATTGATGCCCGGGGAAAAACAAG GAGCAAATTCGTTGTTGATGCTCCGAGGATGCAGAACAAAGAGAAGGAGCAAGAGGTTGAGGTGA
- the LOC124920701 gene encoding 40S ribosomal protein S7-like → MFTSMKKIHKDKGAEPTEFEETVAQALFDLENTNPELKSDLKDLFINSALQVDVSGNRKAVVIHVPYRLRKAFRKIQLRLVRELEKKFSGKDVIVIATRRITRPPKKGSAVQRPRSRTLTSVHEAILEDIVYPAEIVGNRTRYRVDGSKIMKVFLDSKARNDTEYKLESFSGVYRKLSGREVVFEYPITEA, encoded by the exons ATGTTCACTTCAATGAAGAAGATCCACAAGGATAAGGGTGCTGAACCCACCGAGTTTGAGGAGACAGTTGCCCAA GCTTTGTTTGATCTTGAGAACACAAACCCAGAGCTGAAGAGTGATCTTAAGGATCTTTTCATCAACTCAGCACT TCAAGTTGACGTGTCTGGAAACCGCAAAGCTGTTGTTATCCATGTTCCATACAGATTGAGGAAGGCTTTTCGCAAGATTCAACTTAGGTTGGTGAGAGAGCTTGAGAAGAAATTCAGTGGTAAAGATGTTATTGTTATTGCCACCAGGAGGATAACTAGGCCACCAAAGAAGGGTTCCGCTGTGCAGAGGCCTCGTTCTCGCACACTCACCTCTGTCCACGAGGCTATTCTCGAGGATATTGTCTACCCTGCTGAGATTGTTGGAAATCGTACCAGATACAGAGTCGATGGATCCAAAATTATGAAG GTTTTCTTGGATTCGAAGGCTCGCAATGATACCGAATACAAGTTGGAATCGTTTTCTGGAGTTTACAGAAAGCTCTCTGGCAGGGAGGTGGTCTTTGAATACCCAATTACAGAGGCTTAA